The Suncus etruscus isolate mSunEtr1 chromosome 14, mSunEtr1.pri.cur, whole genome shotgun sequence genome contains a region encoding:
- the LOC126028663 gene encoding zinc finger protein 350-like, giving the protein MAAASGRHGRRHIGSLTLTGRRSGIPGTSGLGGKAREKSKLRPLNKVFVTKSWFGIYQKTHTGEKLYNCSECEKVFIQKRNLKIHIQIHIGEKPYLCIECGKASARSCGLQCICDVIRKDLSVVSVANSFHRTDIKHQRIHRGKKL; this is encoded by the exons ATGGCGGCTGCTAGTGGGCGACATGGGCGCAGACATATTGGCTCCCTGACCCTCACCGGCCGCCGTAGCGGTATTCCAGGGACCAGTGGGCTGGGAGGAAAAGCGCGCGAAAAGTCAAAGCTTCGGCCCCTCAA CAAAGTCTTTGTAACAAAATCTTGGTTTGGCATCTATCAGAAAACACACACTGGAGAGAAACTGTACAACTGTAGTGAATGTGAAAAAGTCTTCATCCAAAAACGGAATCTTAAGATTCATATTCAAATTCATATAGGGGAGAAACCTTATTTATGCATTGAATGTGGAAAAGCTTCAGCCAGAAGTTGTGGCTTACAGTGCATCTGTGATGTCATCAGGAAAGACCTTTCTGTGGTCTCTGTGGCAAATTCTTTTCACAGAACAGACATTAAACATCAGAGGATTCACAGAGGAAAAAAACTATGA
- the LOC126028664 gene encoding vomeronasal type-1 receptor 4-like, whose translation MYLTIASIFLIQTVIGILGNLSLLQHYLVLHFTKCHLKGTDIFIKYILVANILVLGKGVLNAMALFGWKYFISDLACQLILYMHRVGRGVCIGSVCLLSVFRVFTITSRFSRWAQLRTKILKHAGVALNLWWIVVLLVNIPFPLFITATSSNSSFDKKVLGYYSTVIHDATCDILYAVLLTAPDVLCLGLMIWANSSMVYILYQHKQRIRHLHTNNISFRSSPETRATQNIFSLVSTFVCFYTLSCSFQVVLSIMNNPTTLLENLVVVMSASFPVVSPFLLMRQETSVIRLCCILMRNLKFGGPEGNT comes from the coding sequence ATGTATTTGACAATAGCAAGTATCTTCTTAATTCAAACTGTGATAGGGATTTTGGGCAACCTCTCACTTCTCCAACATTACTTGGTCCTTCATTTCACCAAGTGCCACTTAAAAGGCACCgatatttttattaagtacataCTTGTAGCTAATATCTTGGTACTTGGTAAAGGAGTCCTAAATGCAATGGCATTATTTGGGTGGAAGTATTTCATCAGTGATCTTGCATGCCAACTTATTCTGTATATGCACCGAGTGGGGAGAGGGGTCTGCATTGGTAGTGTCTGTCTCTTGAGTGTTTTCCGCGTGTTCACCATCACCTCCAGATTCTCCAGGTGGGCCCAGCTGCGAACAAAAATCCTCAAGCATGCAGGGGTCGCTCTTAACTTGTGGTGGATTGTTGTCTTGCTGGTGAAcattcccttccctctctttatTACTGCCACATCCAGCAACAGCAGCTTTGACAAAAAAGTCCTTGGGTATTATTCTACTGTGATTCACGATGCTACCTGTGATATATTATATGCGGTGCTGCTCACCGCCCCTGATGTGCTCTGTTTGGGCCTCATGATTTGGGCCAACAGCTCAATGGTTTACATCTTGTACCAGCACAAACAGAGGATTCGGCACCTACACACAAACAACATCTCCTTCCGGTCTTCCCCCGAGACCAGAGCCACCCAAAACATCTTTTCCCTGGTGAGCACTTTTGTCTGCTTTTACACCCTTTCCTGCTCTTTTCAAGTGGTGCTGTCAATTATGAATAATCCTACTACATTGTTGGAAAACTTAGTTGTGGTCATGTCTGCCAGCTTCCCCGTTGTCAGTCCCTTTTTGCTCATGCGACAAGAAACTAGTGTGATCAGGCTTTGCTGTATTCTGATGAGGAATCTCAAATTTGGGGGTCCAGAGGGGAACACATAG